One Solanum pennellii chromosome 9, SPENNV200 DNA segment encodes these proteins:
- the LOC107029390 gene encoding uncharacterized protein LOC107029390 produces MDHRQPPQPPPPVIINHQTTTQILKQTTTTFISNLLLFLFLSSLILTFRSNVENGTSYLTSFIDRDPSLKSILSRIDLSGQQLQHPQLRRDHHRRRRPFLHLSRVGTLDDDFFSGDSDLDKSLFHPSSKPQPNSTYVILSNFDPNLGFSEQIIDDGILFPQAIRNGFISFKPPSETQNLSQVDNPENEYDNENGVVDLQFLIKGLELGRGDVTALLFLVSLLSAAYAYVVLAFLVTYTWIHGIIFLQVLDNVLGNYRSIFRTAWEGSNLGLRRLSGFVLMRWAVKDALAQLLGIWVFGEIEDQYSFFKVFVRMKLMPFSDVAPWVTGHEKESLCFIISWFLVELVVGFIFAVDSWVSIVDSRKSGREVVKEGCHLLGIMVCPAIGIKCWEVFVCGWCTRWILGRIFGEVFALAFQCVMEVYFMVAWLTFYLAARYNDASSVGRTFGRRELEGFLEGVR; encoded by the coding sequence ATGGACCACCGTCAACCACCACAACCTCCGCCGCCGGTAATAATCAACCACCAAACAACCACCCAAATCCTCAAACAAACCACGACAACCTTCATCTCCAATCTCCTTCTATTCCTCTTTCTTTCTTCCCTCATTCTAACTTTCCGTTCCAATGTCGAAAATGGTACCAGCTATCTCACTTCCTTCATCGATCGTGACCCTTCTCTCAAATCCATTCTATCTCGTATTGACCTCTCCGGTCAACAGCTGCAGCATCCTCAGCTCCGACGTGACCATCATCGCCGACGTCGACCTTTTCTTCACCTATCACGTGTAGGTACTCTAGATGATGATTTCTTTTCAGGGGATTCGGACCTTGATAAATCCCTATTTCATCCTTCTTCTAAACCTCAGCCGAATTCTACTTACGTAATTCTTTCCAATTTTGACCCGAATTTAGGGTTCTCAGAACAAATTATTGATGATGGGATTTTGTTTCCTCAAGCAATTCGTAATGGGTTTATCTCTTTCAAGCCTCCTTCAGAGACACAGAATTTGTCTCAGGTTGATAATCCTGAAAATGAGTATGACAATGAAAATGGTGTTGTTGATTTGCAGTTTTTGATAAAAGGTCTTGAATTGGGTCGTGGTGATGTTACAGCATTGTTGTTTCTTGTTAGTTTGTTGTCAGCTGCTTATGCTTATGTGGTGTTGGCTTTTTTGGTTACTTACACTTGGATTCATGGGATAATTTTCTTGCAAGTGTTGGATAATGTGTTAGGGAATTACAGGTCAATTTTCAGGACTGCTTGGGAAGGTTCTAATTTGGGGTTAAGAAGGCTTTCTGGGTTTGTTTTGATGAGGTGGGCAGTAAAGGATGCATTAGCTCAATTGTTGGGTATTTGGGTTTTTGGAGAAATTGAGGatcaatattcattttttaaggTTTTTGTGAGGATGAAATTGATGCCCTTTTCGGATGTGGCGCCATGGGTTACAGGGCATGAGAAGGAAAGCTTGTGCTTTATCATCTCATGGTTCTTGGTGGAGTTGGTAGTGGGGTTTATTTTTGCTGTTGATTCTTGGGTTTCTATTGTGGACTCGAGGAAAAGTGGTAGGGAGGTTGTCAAAGAAGGATGTCATTTGTTGGGTATTATGGTGTGTCCTGCTATAGGAATCAAATGTTGGGAAGTTTTTGTTTGTGGGTGGTGTACGAGATGGATATTGGGTCGAATATTTGGAGAAGTGTTTGCACTGGCATTTCAGTGTGTTATGGAAGTTTATTTTATGGTTGCTTGGTTAACATTTTACTTGGCTGCAAGGTATAATGATGCATCCTCAGTTGGGAGGACATTTGGACGAAGAGAATTGGAAGGCTTTCTCGAGGGCGTTAGATGA
- the LOC107030568 gene encoding auxin-responsive protein SAUR50 produces MKMMDSKFLKACQNKWQKMGGKVIPSSACCDKCCKWSMWPFEKEEKSIPRDVPKGHVVVYVGKYQKRFVIKITLLKHPLFKALLDQAQEVYEFTADSKLWIPCDENIFNSVIRCATLPESRRISICF; encoded by the coding sequence ATGAAAATGATGGACAGTAAGTTTCTCAAGGCATGCCAAAACAAATGGCAAAAGATGGGTGGCAAGGTTATACCTTCATCAGCGTGCTGCGACAAATGCTGCAAATGGAGTATGTGGCCttttgaaaaagaagagaagtcTATCCCAAGGGATGTTCCGAAAGGTCATGTGGTAGTTTATGTAGGAAAGTACCAAAAGAGATTTGTAATCAAAATTACCTTGCTAAAGCATCCGCTCTTCAAGGCATTGCTGGATCAAGCTCAAGAAGTTTATGAATTCACTGCTGATTCGAAATTATGGATCCCCTGTGATGAGAACATCTTCAATAGTGTCATTAGATGTGCTACATTACCAGAAAGTCGACGTATCTCAATCTGCTTTTGA